Proteins encoded within one genomic window of Siniperca chuatsi isolate FFG_IHB_CAS linkage group LG4, ASM2008510v1, whole genome shotgun sequence:
- the lg4h12orf4 gene encoding protein C12orf4 homolog, producing the protein MKKNKGKANSTAEKEFVFEFKAGKHNCVLRVPLHFPVQENTSDLHGRLMLLHKIPCYIENELKTSLSTFIEMETILDYDREAELALQRLTMGDVDVNQLTNAWTRSYVETTLEHARPEEPSWDEDFADVYHELIHSPASDTLLNLEHNYFVSISELISERDMEIKKLQERQAAEMDKVMHELGNTLSDQDVNAVASQHFDAQQVLENKWASELKQVTGIQKQEYQEWVIKLHQDLQKSNNSSKINEEIKVQPSQLSELADSGARMFEEQPQLEESFTIHLGAQLKTMHNLRLVRADVLDFCKHRRHGSSGAKLRRLQTALSLYSSSLCGLVLLVDNRVNSYSGIKRDFATVAKECTDFHFPCLEAQLEEVQQVVLYARVQRSSKQKEQPEIPRNGGDDKSKNVERNPSNIVPGEFYISRHSNLSEVHVVFHLCVDDNVRSGNITARDPAIMGLRNILKVCCTHDVTTVTVPLLLVHDMSEEMTIPWCLKRAELVFKCVKGFMMEMASWDGGISRTVQFLVPKSISEEMFYQLSNMLPQIFRVSSTLTLTSKH; encoded by the exons ATGAAGAAGAACAAAGGCAAAGCGAACAGTACTGCTGAGAAGGAGTTTGTGTTTGAGTTCAAGGCAGGGAAACACAATTGTGTCCTCAGAGTGCCTCTGCACTTTCCTGTCCAAGAGAACACCAGTGACCTTCATGGACGCCTGATGCTGCTACATAAAATACCCTGCTACATAGAAAATG AGCTAAAAACCTCGCTTTCCACCTTTATCGAGATGGAGACCATCCTGGATTatgacagagaggcagagctggCCCTGCAGAGACTCACAATGGGCGATGTGGATGTAAACCAGCTCACCAACGCATGGACCAGGTCTTATGTGGAG ACCACGCTGGAGCATGCTCGGCCCGAAGAGCCCAGTTGGGATGAAGACTTTGCTGATGTTTACCATGAGCTGATTCACTCCCCTGCCTCGGATACCCTTCTCAACCTGGAGCACAACTACTTTGTTAGCATCTCCGAGCTCATCAGTGAGAGAGACATGGAGATTAAGAAGCTGCAGGAGAG GCAAGCAGCTGAAATGGACAAAGTGATGCATGAGCTGGGGAATACTTTGAGTGACCAGGATGTAAATGCAGTAGCCTCTCAACACTTTGATGCACAGCAG GTGTTGGAGAACAAGTGGGCCAGTGAGCTGAAGCAAGTCACCGGCATTCAAAAGCAGGAGTATCAGGAGTGGGTCATCAAACTGCACCAGGACCTGCAGAAatccaacaacagcagcaaaattAA TGAGGAGATTAAGGTGCAGCCCAGCCAGCTGTCGGAGCTTGCAGATTCTGGAGCCAGGATGTTTGAGGAGCAGCCTCAGCTGGAGGAGAGTTTCACCATACACTTAG GAGCACAACTGAAGACGATGCACAACCTGCGGCTGGTCCGGGCAGACGTGCTGGACTTCTGTAAGCACCGGCGGCACGGCAGCAGTGGAGCAAAGCTAAGGCGGCTACAGACGGCCCTTTCGCTCTACTCCTCCTCACTCTGCGGTCTGGTGTTGTTGGTCGACAACAGGGTCAACTCCTATAGTGGCATCAAGAGAG ACTTTGCAACCGTGGCGAAGGAGTGTACAGACTTCCACTTTCCCTGTCTGGAGGCGCAGCTGGAGGAGGTGCAACAGGTGGTGCTCTATGCCAGAGTCCAGCGGAGCAGCAAGCAGAAAGAACAACCTG aGATTCCAAGGAATGGAGGTGATGATAAGAGCAAAAATGTTGAAAGAAATCCATCTAACATCGTACCAG GTGAGTTTTACATCTCGCGGCACTCCAACCTGTCAGAGGTCCATGTTGTCTTCCATCTGTGTGTGGACGACAACGTGCGTTCAGGGAACATCACGGCCCGGGACCCGGCTATCATGGGCTTGAGAAACATCCTGAAGGTCTGCTGCACACACGACGTCACCACCGTCACCGTCCCTCTGCTGCTGGTCCATGACATGTCAGAG GAGATGACCATACCGTGGTGTCTTAAAAGAGCTGAGCTGGTATTCAAATGTGTCAAAG